One Tribolium castaneum strain GA2 chromosome 6, icTriCast1.1, whole genome shotgun sequence genomic window, GAGTTGACGTCAAACGCacgaaatgttatttttaatttatttcaaacaacaAACGTGTTTATAACAATTTGGATCTCTCATCAAGTCatcaatattttgaaaaaaaaaaaaaaacaaaacaaaacaaggtCTTGAGTGGCGTACGAAATAATCAGGAAAAACTATATCGGTTGGTAACAGATTTGCTATTGTTGTTAACAGTTTGTAACACTGCAATGTTGTTGGATTATTAACTGGAAGTCTTCTCCAGTGGtgcaatttgaaaataaaattcataattgcTGACAGAGTCATCTGGTCTTGGATTACTAAAAAATGACTATCCAGGGTTCAACTATTTTTAGAACTACCTAATTAATGAGGCTTATGTGGTGGCCcgtgaaacaaataaattttggttttaatgtatttccttcgtattaaaaaaagttcttcAAAACCAGCCAAAATTCACCATATCACGAccaaaattttgtcgaaacCAGACAAGAAATGGCCAATTTAGGTCTTATTTGAGACAAACTCACTGGTATTTCAAgcaattttgttgaaataatttttatcacagttttttgttattcgttttgtttttttatttgttgttattCATTATTCTTCAAACGCAGGCTGAAAGTTCCAATCTCCATCGTATTTTATGGTGTAGATGCTTTTGGAAAATACTAAtctaaaacaatttctcaaaaaataggttgcttttggagtaaaaaaaaataagtttttgtaatttgccgttcaatttttaagaaaaattaaaaaaaaagatttttttgctcCAAAAGAAAGtacttttttcgaaaaattggtttacattattatttttcacacttatctacaccataaataacaataaatacagaaatttttagcttgcatttgaagaaaacgcaatTCAAAGTGCACCAGTGTATCTTCGTGGGGATTTTGTACAATACTCTGAACTCGGAATTCGTAGTTTTGTGTAATGCACCTGtccataaaaaatttattttcattgcgaaaaatttaaaatgcaaagAATTGAATAACGTGAacgtttgttttgtttttctgcatcttatgttaaaagttaaaattgcTCATTTACTACTCCATTTTACGCCTCCCACTCGTGGTTTTCCTCCCACTTCAACTCCACGTTGCTCCTCCTTTTTTCCAAGTTGTGTCGTTATCTCCAGATGAGTTGATACAACTTCATTCACACATTACTTGGCTTCAAAGCCGAATCAATATTTATCATTGTTGGTAAAAAACCGTCCAATGGCAGTTTTTAATCACGGAATTTCCTTGTGCatattttgttgtaaattaaatactaaaaaaGGCATTTCAAAGCAAGGTCGCTATAAACGATAATGATAAAACATAGGTAATCTGAGTTAATTATTGTTTGTTGAAACAATTTGATACGTGGCTTGTTCATGAGtgtaatttgttgttttttcgcGCATAAAGCCATTCAAGactttagtgaaagttttcgtAAACTCGAGCTATGCAATTTTTATTCCGTTATATTGTTCTGCACTACTAAGCAGATATTTGGTTAATAAATTATACTGTAGACCAGTTTACATTAATGTCTGAGTAAGCGGGGATAATAACCACTATTCAATTACATACAATTTATTCTGTTACTAATTTATTTGTCGCGTTCCATACTTTTACAATGGTGGGTTTTAACCACTGGTAACTCCAACTTTGTCACTTTTCTGGGGGCTGAATTGATGTCATTATATCACTGTCTCCtacagaatatttttttaaatcccaaAAGGATTGCCCAAGGATATTTCAAACAATAGCGATCGTTGCGTAATTAAGTCATTAAATAACGGAAAATcaaaacttaataattttcatcgttcaaaattaattagccTGCCCAATTATGATAATGACTGTGACGTTCGTTCCAAAAACCACTAATTGgtgcaaaaataaaccgaTTCCCTAATGGAAGGTTGCCTTAGTTGTGTTTGTTGTGATTACATCATAGCACACGAGGTAACCCAGATCTATGCAAAATAGCTTTAATTGTCTTTATTGTTACTTCTTGCTTTTGGTCAAAAACCCAGCACAGGTCGAAAGAATCCGCCGTGCTTGTGGCAGTTGGTGTGTACAAATCCCCGTCCAAAGTCGCCTTGAACTGAATCCATACCAATGGTATTTCTCTCCCATGAAGAGGGAAATCGCACCATCTCGCAGACTCCATCCCGGATGGTAAAAAGCAGAAGTAAAAGTGTTGTGCGAATGTACATTTCTCTTAGACTCCTCACCATCAAACGCAATAGATAAAGATAACCTGCATACTGGTCGTAGGTGAAAGTATTCTAAAGTAGGTAAATGGGTTGACATCCCCACGGTAGATTTCTCTATCACCATCTCAGTCCCGCACTACACCAGCAGGTGCACCAGAAGAGAACGGAACGAGGTCACATGATCGTTTTCTACAACGAATACCCCACTTTCCAAATTGTTCTTCTGCCACTCTTCGCGGTGTCTACCACTCTGCACCTCATGTGCACGGTTTTGATCCACTCTACCCCGGCATTTCATCCCCTCTTGGGACGTGGTGGCACTCCCAAGGACACACTtgtcaaattttaaactttgtttggGGTTTTCGGAGCGGGAAAAGTTGTGATTTgattttgtgcaattttttgtgatacTATTTTTAGGTAAgctttttgatatttttatttattgctacTTTACGAATTCTTCCTCGTGGGTACCCCTTCCACGGGTTCGAATCTGGTAGTAGAATGGGCTAATTGAAGTAATCAcgaatcggtaattaaatcattaaacactggtttttaaaactcaaattttACCGAAATGGTACGACGGTCTGAGCCTAATAAAGGACACTCacctttgaaaaataataactcggATGTCACCCgtacaagaaataaaatttattccgATTAATtcagattattttatttacgcagaaaatttaaaatattttttttaattaaagataaGGTCagattttacatttaaatagCCAAACATGGTAATTTGCTCAAGCTATACCAAAGGAAGTTTGcggtaatttttgtaaatactgCACGAAGGAGCCCAAAAATTCATggattattaatgttaaattaACCAGAATTTTTCGGTCATTACTCTCGTTTAAAACTCGAGACCCAAGCACGTGTTTGGGACAGTTTTTCTGCTTAAAACTTGCGTGgcagcaaataaatttttttattattttgtttcttttcgatttgaaaagtttaaaaatgtgtttgtaAGTATAAAAATATGTGAACGTCTCAAGAGAGAAGGTTTAAATGTTATTTCAAATCAGTTTAATGTCTTtcaagaatattttatttgggTTTCTGAGAGTTCTGATGTGCATTTGACCTTCAGGTCTCACAATAATTTGGAACAAGTACGagatttattataaattattaagtattttttataaggGACGTACAGTCaagtgtttattttaaatactcAAACTAATAAAGATTTTCGTTGATAAAAAGGCTTACATTACCATTACATTAAACTTGATTACTCACTTGCCATCACCGGTTCTAGTTATGATTAGATTTCAACACTTGTAACCCGTAATTCCTTTTAGACACGATATGGAGTATTAGCGTTTAAAACACACCAGTCAagataaacttaaaatttttggtttttgtggGTAATTTGGCCAGTTTCGGCTTTAATACATTATTCaattgaaaaacattttcgGAGTGAATCACTGTCCATTGTCTCTTTACAAACCATTCATGCGTAACATGCTTGCGTTTTTGTACTCGAATACCAATATTGTACAAAAATTGTACAATGTCGCAAATATCCCAGTTTGATATGCCAGTGAACTCACTATTAACATCGATTTAAGGTCACCTCATAGAAAGGTCTCGCGAACCTTGTAGAATTACCCAACGCTCCAACACTACAAACCTCTTCCAGGTGAACCATGAACTTCCCCACGTTCGGTGTGGGCGTCCCCCTATCGGCCGCCCTTCCAGTGGCCACCCAATTCTCCGCCGGAAAAATCACCCAAAGTGTTACAACTCCCAACGGACAAGTCGTCGGAGTGCTGCAAGGAGGAGAGAATGGCGTTCACTACATCAGGCCTTTGGACGCCAATGCCTTCGCAACCGCCACCACCCAAGGCCAGAGCACGGGCCCCACGCAAACCCTCATCACGTTACCTATCACCATGCCGGGGGCGAAGCCCGGCGACCCCCAGCAACACGTCCAAATCCAAGTTGTTAACCCCGTGCAGACGCAGGTATCTGACGTAAGTGTGAGGAACCGGCAAAGTAGGTTTAATAATGCGCTTGCAGACCTTCGGACAAGGGGCGACTGTCTTGACGGTGGCGTATAACCCGAACCAGGAGGGGGGCATCCAGATTGTAAGTAtactattacaaaaaaaatcaggaaGCTAAGGACGTGTTGAAGGTGGATGGCCAGAACGGAATTGCCGAAGGGATGACGGTTGTAGCCGCCCTTCAGCCGCAAGACATCCAATTGATCCAAGCCGAACCTGACAAAAACAACAAGGACGCAACCCCTgttgctttaattaaaaacgaactgGGCAATAAAGAGGAGGAGAGTAACGAAGCCGGAACTTCCATCACTGCAATCCCCGCCCAATATTTACAAAACGCCAGCGTCCAGGAATACCTACAGAAGATGCAACAACACAACACGTTACCGCTAAGCCTTCACCAATTTCTAAAATTCAATAACCCGGAAATCAAGCGGGAACAGCTCACCGGTGAGGGTGACATCGAGGCGATTAACATCTCAACTGACGATCAGGAGCAGCTCATTTTGAACGAGGTCGAAGGCGAGATGGAGACGGAAGAGAGCGCCGATGACCCCGACAAGggcaagaagaagaagaagtaCAAGAAGAAACCACCGAAGCCGAAGAAACCCAAGCCGGGGCAGGTCCACATCGCTACAGCGCTGGACGGAACGACGCTGTTTTGTTGCCCGGAGTGCCACATGGCATACCCCGAGAAGGAACTACTCGAACAACACTTAGTGGGGCATAAAATCGAGCGGAGGTTTATTTGCGACATCTGCGGGGCCGGTTTGAAACGCAAAGAACATTTAGAACGGCACAAGTTGGGGCATAACCCGGAGAGGCCGTTCGTGTGTACGGTCTGCATGAAGGGGTTCAAGCGGAAGGAACATTTAAATCTCCATTTTGTTATTCATTCGGGGGAGAAAACGGAAATCTGTGGGGAATGCGGGAAGGGGTTCTACAGGAAGGACCATCTGAGGAAACACGCCAGATCTCATATAACCAGACGAGCGAAAGAGCAAGCCGAGCGGAATCAGAATATTCTGATCAAAGAACCGACAACACAAGTCACAATACAGGTCGGTTTTTAGCCGGTTTAAGGGAGTTGTGGTTGATTTTGGCATTACAGGTCCCCACGTCTCAAATGCAGATCCCTGTGCAGATACAGGTGCCCCAACACCACATCCAAGTTACCGCCAATTCGGAAGAAGACGGCAACCAAGTCAGCACTGTGGTCTTGCCAACTGCGTCTGAAGGGATCATGCTGCCCCAGAACTAAACTAGGAAATAAGTACTATAAGTGATCTTAATGAACATTGTTACACTTTTTATAATGTATATATTATATGGACATAATATTCATATTTATTCTCTATATTTAACGAGATGTGTAGTTTGTTGATGCTCCACGACGTGGCCATGATCTGAAAGAATTGCCACGTGAACCAATCCTTGTTGGTCTGaatcgagtttatttattttatttttatatgctgttctttatttttatttattcagtaTTATTGTTGTCAGACTAACACTTGATCAGTTGCAATACTTGTACAATTCAATCTGTTGGAACCAAAGGTTATTCATTCTCTAAAAGACACCCCGCCTCTCTGTACGTGGAACC contains:
- the LOC659248 gene encoding zinc finger protein 350 isoform X1, coding for MNFPTFGVGVPLSAALPVATQFSAGKITQSVTTPNGQVVGVLQGGENGVHYIRPLDANAFATATTQGQSTGPTQTLITLPITMPGAKPGDPQQHVQIQVVNPVQTQVSDTFGQGATVLTVAYNPNQEGGIQIVDGQNGIAEGMTVVAALQPQDIQLIQAEPDKNNKDATPVALIKNELGNKEEESNEAGTSITAIPAQYLQNASVQEYLQKMQQHNTLPLSLHQFLKFNNPEIKREQLTGEGDIEAINISTDDQEQLILNEVEGEMETEESADDPDKGKKKKKYKKKPPKPKKPKPGQVHIATALDGTTLFCCPECHMAYPEKELLEQHLVGHKIERRFICDICGAGLKRKEHLERHKLGHNPERPFVCTVCMKGFKRKEHLNLHFVIHSGEKTEICGECGKGFYRKDHLRKHARSHITRRAKEQAERNQNILIKEPTTQVTIQVPTSQMQIPVQIQVPQHHIQVTANSEEDGNQVSTVVLPTASEGIMLPQN
- the LOC659248 gene encoding zinc finger protein 350 isoform X2 is translated as MNFPTFGVGVPLSAALPVATQFSAGKITQSVTTPNGQVVGVLQGGENGVHYIRPLDANAFATATTQGQSTGPTQTLITLPITMPGAKPGDPQQHVQIQVVNPVQTQTFGQGATVLTVAYNPNQEGGIQIVDGQNGIAEGMTVVAALQPQDIQLIQAEPDKNNKDATPVALIKNELGNKEEESNEAGTSITAIPAQYLQNASVQEYLQKMQQHNTLPLSLHQFLKFNNPEIKREQLTGEGDIEAINISTDDQEQLILNEVEGEMETEESADDPDKGKKKKKYKKKPPKPKKPKPGQVHIATALDGTTLFCCPECHMAYPEKELLEQHLVGHKIERRFICDICGAGLKRKEHLERHKLGHNPERPFVCTVCMKGFKRKEHLNLHFVIHSGEKTEICGECGKGFYRKDHLRKHARSHITRRAKEQAERNQNILIKEPTTQVTIQVPTSQMQIPVQIQVPQHHIQVTANSEEDGNQVSTVVLPTASEGIMLPQN